The DNA region CGGGCTAAACATATCAATTGACAAAGCATCGCTTAAAGCTACATTGTGAAGTTTACCTTCAGCATCATAATAATTCATGGTGTAGCTATTGATGTCGTATGAATCCACATCAATCCAGTCGGTACCATCAACAGGTAAGCCCATTTTTTGGCGGAGACTGATATCAAAATAGCGCTGAGATAAAGCATCATACTTACGATCGTAATAAATCGTATCAAGAAATACGCCATCCAGTTCTACAAATTTAGGATTCATCACGTCCAGCTGCTCAATATGAGCATTGGTTAAACCACGCATCAGACTCCATAAACCACTTGGAGCGTATCCATAATAACGGTCAACACGCTGTTCATAAATAGCACCAAACTGCAGGGCATGGTTTCCAATGTCGGCAGAAGCATTAATATTAATTGAATACTGCTCATTATCTGTCACTCTATAAGCAATTCCATCAATACTTTGATTAGCTCCGGGGCTTCCCATGTAACCATAAACAGAATTGGCACTCATTCCATTAAGCAAACCACCTCCTGATATAATATTGTTGAGGTTATTGTGGTAAAATGATTGCGGATACAATTCATAATACTGACGGGTATAATTAGCTGTAATTTCATTAACAGTACCCTGGGTAAAAGCTACAAGCGTATCCTGGAAACCATTGTGAATAAAAGCAGTTCTACCCGACACAGTGTCAAGTCCATACTCGTATGACTTAATTTTTGAAGTTTCAAATTTACCAAGGTAACCATAGTTAAACAGATTATCCTTATGGTTCGGATCCTGAATAGTCTGATTAAATTTGGTATAGTCGGCCTGGATGGAATAATATACATTTTTAACCAACGACTTGCTGTCTTTAGCTGTTGGAAAACGCTGAGTAAATCTGGCAAAAATCCTCCAGGTATTTTCCTTTAACTGGTAATTTTTATCATAATTGAACATAGAATTGGCAAAATTAAATCGATTGCCATCACTGTAATTAATAGAACCACCAACAGAGAGGTTGATACTTGGCCCGGTTTTGATGTCAATTTTACCGGAAGCATTAATATCAAGGCTATTTGTATTTGGGGTAGCTTTTACGTATTCCAGATCACTTTTACGAATAAAGTTGCTGTTATAATAGGTACCAAATCCTGTACCGGATAAACGCAAAGGATTTTTCTCCAGTTCTCTGAGCACATCATCTTTTACTTTATAAATTCCGGTAGCAGTTGGTCTGCTATCCTGGTTATAAGTTACTTCACCAGCAACAAAATAGCCAAGAATTGAATTTACTTTTTCATGGTTTTCATTTCTGCTCCAGAGCAGCGGGCCCTGCATATTGAGGCCGGCTCTGTTATAGCCAAAAGCGTCAAGATACTGAGAAGTTTGCAATTCAATTCCGGCACCAAATTCGCGGCTTGGGCCCTTGGTTGTAACGTTGATAATACCACCGGTAGCATCGCCATACTGAGCAGGTACCCCTGAAAGGATAACTGAAACCTGTTCAATAGCTGATTCAGGCAAGGATGAAGAACCGCGAACCCTGATACCGTCAATATACATAACGGTTCCGTCAGAACGCTGACCACGGACACTACCACGCTCACCATCGGCCGAGAACACACCTCCCACAGTGGTTGCAATAGCGTTGGCCGAGCGGTTAGGCATTTTGGCAATTTCCTCAGAGGTCATAGTAGCACCTACTGAAGTTTTATCCTTGTCAATCAAGGGGACTTTATAATCGACAACCTCAAAGGTTTCAATTTCGATCATAGTCGATTCCATTTCAACATTTGAGAATGAAATCTGGTCCGATTTAATAACTACACCTCTGATCAATACCGGTTTGTAACCGACATATGATGCTTTAAGGTCATACTTTCCAGGAACGATCGGTTTGATGGTGTAGTTTCCGTCGAAGTCCGAAGTAGTACCGCCGGCTTGCGTACCTCCCAGTTCCACGATAATATTCACAAATGGAACGGGTTCCTTTGTGGTTTTATCGATCACCTTACCCTTGAGGGTTCCTGACTGAGAAAATACCGACAGGCTTGCTGTTAGCACCAACCCAATAGTTAGCAGTAGATTTCTGATCATACCATTCAAATTTTATGTTAGATGTTATTTGTGTGTCGTGTACCCAGTAAAAAGTGGGTAAAGGTACTAATAAAATAATTTAAGCTCCAAAACTTTTTAGAGCTTGACTGAACAAAAATAAAAAAACCTCAGATATACCGTGGATTAAGGATCTCAGCGTAAATAACCGCTTTCCTGATATCGAAATCTTCAATTAAATCATGTCTGCTTTCTTCCTCAACTGCCAGCAATTGATTTTGGCTAACACGCTCGGCAAGCTCGCCCAAATCACGGCTGGCATACTTATTCTCAAAATAGGAAGGAGATACTTCGTCCACAATTTCATCCAGTGATTCATAAGCTGCTTGCGAACTATAAGCTTCATAAGAAGGCGCATATTCAGGTTCTGAAATCTCACTTTTTATATCTTCATAAGAGGGAGAAGGCTGCTGTGTGGCAGGCATTTGCATCTCTCCCATTAGTATTTCTTCAAGTATTGTGCGTGCATGAGGCTTTTCTGCCTGAGGCTCCCCCGACGGGGATTCACGCATTGCCCGCTTTTTATCCTGCTTCTGCTTATTGGAATAAAGCGAATAGGCAACCCAGATAATACCTATAATAATGTATAAAAAATCATCCATAGCCCGGCAATTATTAATTCAGTTTGTAAAGATATAAAATATTGCCTTCACTAAACAAATTTGAAAAAGTAATGCACAACTTGCTGCCTATCGCCGCCAATCAGTTTCCGACAGGTTTTTGCAAAAATGACACCTTATTAATACAGGTTTATCTGAAAGCAAAATTTTTATTTGAAACTCCCTTATCTTTGCATGAGGCTGAAATGTTTTTTATTCAGCTCTTGAATCCGGCGCTTCGAAAAATATTATTTCGTGTTTTTCGTTTAGCTCTATGTAATCAGATAACGATGAAAAAAAAATCAATTGGCGGGCTGTTTGCCCTCATTATATTCTCAGTTTTTTTAAATGCCTGCGATAAAGAAGATGAGCAAACGCAAATTCCCTACGTTTATGTAAATTTTGCTGTTTACCCAAATACATTGGACTTTATCCCTGATGGTGGCTGGTCATATTTTTCAGGCGGTTATAAAGGGTTGATTATTTATCGCCCCCTGCATGATGAATTTCTGGCTTTTGAACGGGCCTGCCCATACGATCCTTTAAACGACAGTGCCCTTATTGTGGTTGAGTCTTCTGGAATTATCGCTTCTGATGCTCATTGCGGCTCCCGCTTTTTACTTACCGATGGCTCTCCGTTTGAAGGGCCTGCTTCCGTTGGTTTAAAACAATACCGTACCCGATATGACGGTTATACTTTAACCGTATCTAACTGATCATACATTTAACAAACAAAAAAACCCCGGGAACACACCCGGGGTTAAAGTTAGATTTCCAGCTTATTTAAGCTGACAGATTAATATCTGTAATGTTCTGGTTTAAATGGCCCTTCTTTTGACACCCCCAGATAAGCAGCCTGCTCATCGGTTAGTGTTGTTAGTTTTACACCGATTTGTTCAAGATGTAATCTGGCTACTTCTTCATCGAGGTATTTTGGCAATCTGTACACTCCGACTTCGTAGTTATTTTTCCACAAATCGAGTTGAGCAAGTGTTTGATTTGAAAACGAATTGCTCATAACAAATGAAGGATGCCCGGTTGCACAACCCAGGTTCACCAAGCGTCCTTCGGCAAGAAGGAAAATGGCATTTCCTGAATCAAAAACATATTTATCAACCTGAGGTTTAATGTTAATACGGGTAATGCCGGCAGTTGTGTTAAGTTTATCGACCTGTATTTCATTGTCGAAATGCCCGATATTGCAAACAATACTCTGATCCTTCATCCGCATCATATGCTCAAGGGTAATTACATCGCGGTTGCCGGTAGTCGTCACATAAATATTACCTTCCTTCAGCGCTTCTTCAATGGTAGTAACTTCAAAGCCTTCCATGGCAGCCTGTAAAGCACAAATGGGGTCAATTTCGGTAACGATAACCCTGGCGCCGTATGAACGCATGGAACGCGCACTGCCTTTTCCAACATCACCAAACCCTAAAACAACCACTACTTTACCGGCAATCATTACATCAGTAGCTCTTTTAATACCATCGGCCAACGATTCATGGCAACCATACAGGTTGTCAAATTTTGACTTAGTAACTGAGTCATTAACATTGATCGCAGGAATCAACAACTGACCTGATTCCATCATCTGGTAAAGTCTGTGAACGCCTGTAGTGGTTTCTTCTGAAACGCCCTTTAGTTCGCTAATCACCCTGTGCCAACGGGTATTGTCTTCAATATATGTGTCGCGAAGGGTTTTAAAAATAACTTCCTCTTCGGCATTTGAGCCTTTTGTTTCAAGCAGTTTAGGATTATTTTCTGCAGCATACCCCTTATGAACCAACAAGGTAGCATCTCCTCCATCGTCAACTATAAGGTTTGGGCCTTTCCCGCCCGGAAATGATAATGCCTGCAATGTGCACCACCAGTATTCTTCAAGAGTTTCACCTTTCCAGGCAAAAACAGGAATACCACTTTCGGCAATAGCAGCCGCTGCATGATCCTGTGTTGAGAAGATGTTGCAACTGGCCCAGCGAACATCTGCGCCAAGCTCGGCCAGTGTCTCAATCAAAACAGCTGTTTGAATGGTCATATGCAACGAACCCGTAATTCTGGCACCTTTCAGAGGCTTTTCATGGCTGTATTTTTTGCGGATGGACATCAGTCCGGGCATTTCCTTTTCAGCAATTTCAATTTCTTTTCTGCCAAAAGCGGCAAGGCTTATATCTTTTACTTTATAAGGAAGCACCTCAGTTATTGCATCTTTCATCATAAATTTTTCATTTTTTTCGGGCTGCAAAGGTACACATAGTTTTTATTCAATCATATTAAAGCACACATTCTTATTTTATGTTGTTGAATGAATGCCCTTTAGAAAAGTACCCTGACAGATGTAGCTACCAAAACAGATTATATGTATCATTGCAAAGCAATTTCCAATAAAAAGAAGATGGATGTTTATAAATTGATTCAGGACAAAAAAGCACAAGGCAAAAAACAGCTTGCCGTACTGATTGACCCTGATAAAACTAACGATAAAACAATTGCAAGAATTGCCGAATTGTCAGCAGAAAGTGGTGTTGATTATTTTTTTGTAGGAGGAAGCCTGCTGATTAACAATCAACTGGAAGAATGTATCAAGGTGTTGAAGCAATCGGGCGACATTCCGGTTATTCTTTTCCCGGGCAACACTCTTCAAATGAGCTGGAAAGCCGATGCTATCCTGTTTCTCTCCCTCATCTCGGGCCGTAATGCTGAAATGCTGATTGGCAGGCATGTTATATCAGCTCCATATTTAAAACTAAGCCCGCTGGAAGTTATTTCAACCGGATATATGCTCATTGAAAGTGGCAAACCTACTGCTGTTTCGTATATGAGCAACTCCAGCCCTATTCCTCACGACAAGGATGATATCGCTATCTGCACTGCAATGGCTGGAGAAATGCTCGGCATGAAACTCATTTTTATGGATGCCGGAAGTGGTGCTGTTAACCCGGTTTCGGTTGAAATGATAAGCCATGTCAAAAGCAGTATTGACATCCCTCTTATTATTGGCGGTGGCATCAGAACTCCACAACAGGCTTCCGATGCAGCAAAGGCAGGAGCTGACGTGCTGGTAATAGGAAACCTGATTGAAAAATCACCCGAACTTATCCCCGAATTGGTAAAAGCAATTCAACAATAAACTGCATATTTCTCAATCTTTATCATATGAACTCTTTCAAAAAAACGAGCCTGTTTCTGCTCTTACTGCTTATTTCAGGCATATCGTTCGGACAACAAAATATGTTGGTGCCCGAAGATATCATGTCAAACCGGAAGTTATACCCATCAGGGCTTCAAAACATTCAATGGCGCGATAACACCGGATTTTACACCTGGCAAACCAGCAACTGCATCCTTCAGGGGAGCACTGGCACAACGCTTACAGACACTTTGCTGAAGCTTTCTGACCTGAATCAAAAGATGAAAGAATTGCTGCAACCAGAGCTCAAACGTATGCCATATATTTCTTGGAATAGCAGCGAAACTTTTTCCTTTTCAACCGGCAGTGCATGGTTTGACTATCATTTTTCAAACCAGACACTCAACCTTTTCAATAAAACAGACGAAGAGGCCGAAAATGCTGACATGGCGCCGCAAACACGATTTATTGCCTATACCATAAAAAACAACCTGTTTGTTTCAGACGGCAAATCGCAGTTTGCTGTTACCACAGACCAAAACCCGGGTATCGTAAACGGACAATCGGTGCACCGCAACGAATTTGGCATCAGCAAAGGCACTTTCTGGTCGCCCCGCGGAAATCTCCTGGCGTTTTATCGCATGGACGAAACGATGGTGACCGATTATCCACTGGTTGATGTTACCGAACGCGTGGCTAAAGTCAATCATATCAAATACCCGATGGCAGGAATGACCAGCCATCAGGTTACTGTTGGGATTTTCAATCCGGCAAACAAACAAACTGTTTTTGTAAAAACTGGAACACCTGCTGAACAATATCTGACAAATATTGCCTGGAGCCCCGACGAAAAAAGCCTGTTTATAGCCGTACTCAATCGCGACCAGAACCATATGTGGCTTAACGAATACGATGTAAATTCCGGCAATTTCTTACGCACCTTGTTTGAAGAACAAAACGATCGTTATGTAGAACCGCTTCATCCCATGGTTTTTGTTCCCGGAAACGACAACCAGTTTATTTGGCAGAGCCAGCGCGACGGTTATAATCATTTGTACCTGTACAACAAAAACGGCCAGCTTATCAAACAACTTACCACAGGCCTATGGGTTGTAACTGATTTTGCCGGATTCGATGAAGAGGCAAAGGGAATTTTTTATACATCAACTGCTACAAGCCCTTTAGAAAACCAACTTTATTATTTAAACCTGAAGTCCGGAAAAACCAGCCGGCTCACCACTCAAAAGGGCGTACACTTCCCCGTCATCAGGAAAGACGGTAAATTTTTCATCAGCAGATTCAGCAACCCCGAAACAGCTTCCCGCACAATTCTGGCTTCACTCAACGGCAAAACAAACAAAACAATTCACGAAGATGTAAATCCGCTAACAGATTACAAACTTGGCGAGACAACTGTATTTACAATCAAATCAGACGATAACACAGACCTTTACTGCAGGCTGATAAAACCTGCTGATTTTGACCCGGCCAAAAAATACCCTGTGATAGTTTATGTATACGGAGGGCCTCATGCCCAGCTGGTTACCGGCGATTGGCTTAACGGCGCCAATCTATACATGCACTACCTTGCCGAAAAAGGATACATTGTGTTCACGCTCGACAACCGGGGCTCATCTAACCGGGGTTTTGAATTTGAAAGTGTAATTCACCGGAATCTTGGCGTTGCCGAAATGGCCGACCAGATGAAAGGAGTGGAATACCTGAAATCGCTTCCTTATGTTGACGCTTCACGGATGGCCGTTGACGGATGGAGCTACGGTGGCTTTATGGCCATTACCTTAAAGCTTAATCACCCTGAAATTTTTAAAGTTGCAACAGCAGGCGGACCCGTTATTGACTGGAAATATTATGAAGTCATGTATGGTGAAAGATACATGGATACCCCGGAACAAAATCCGGAAGGATATGAACATGCTTCATTGCTCAACCAGGTTGACAAACTGCAAGGCAAACTGCTGATTATTCACGGTGCCCAGGACAATACCGTAGTGTGGCAAAACAGTCAGCAATTTCTTATCAGGTGTATTGAAAAACAAAAGCAGGTCGATTATTTTGTTTATCCCACTCATGAGCACAATGTCAGGGGCATTGACCGTGCACACTTATTCAGAAAATTATCAGAATACTACGATTTAAATTTATAAAACACTAATTTTCAAAACAAAAGCATTCGAATCTTAAAAAAAAGGGCACTTGAATGTGTCCTTTTTTTTATGACTGATAATGCAATATTCCTATCTCTTAAAATACAAATCAAGCAGTTGTCCTGCGGCCTGATAGGGACTGATTTCGCCCTTTAGCAGCTGAGCTTCCTTTTCCAGTAAAACCGGCTTTATAAGAGTTGCATTATAAAAGTTATCGTGCAACTGCCTGTCGATAAATTCAATCATGATCTGACGCGCCTGCATTTGCCTTTTATGTTCAAAAAAATGATTGGCATTGGTAAAAGAAAGATAAGCCTCAATGGTTTCCCAAACTTCTGAGATACCTTCGCCTGTAACGGCTGAACAGGTTAAAGCCGGGGGAGACCAGCCCGACTCAGGAAGCGGAAAGAGATGGAGTGCATTTTTTATTTGCGTGCAGGCGATGGCTGCCTTAGTTTTATTATCACCATCTGCCTTGTTAATCGCGATAGCATCAGCCATTTCCATAATCCCCCTTTTAATACCCTGCAATTCATCACCGGCACCTGAAATCATCAGCAGTAAAAAGAAATCAACCATAGAATGCACGGCAGTTTCTGACTGACCCACGCCCACAGTTTCGACAAAAATAACATCAAAACCAGCGGCTTCACAAAGAATAATGGTTTCACGTGTTTTCCGGGCCACGCCACCCAAAGAGCCCGCCGATGGAGAAGGCCTGATAAAGGCATTGGGGTCAGTTGACAAATCCTCCATACGTGTTTTATCGCCAAGTATACTACCCTTCGATCGGCTGCTGCTCGGATCAATGGCCAGCACGGCCAGCTTATGCCCTCCGGCAGTAAGATGCTTGCCTAAAGATTCAATAAAAGTACTCTTACCTGCGCCAGGTACGCCTGTAATACCCAATCGGACTGATTTTCCGGCATAAGGCAAACATTTGAGAATAAGCTCCTGCGCAATTGCCTGATGTTCAGGCAAAGAGCTCTCAATTAGAGTAATAGCCTTACTAAAAACAGTGCGGTTAAACTGTAAAATACCTTCCAGATATTCATCAACTGTGAGAAGCCTCTTATGACTTTTTCGAAAATTCGACATCGCCTGTTCATTGAGCGACGATGGCTGCTCCACCCCTTCCTGAACCCTTAAGGCTGAGGGCTTTAAATCCTGACTTTCCTTATCCTTTAAATTCATTTCGGTAACTTTGTGCAAAATTATCAATAATTTCCGGCCGAAAATATATAATCTCATCAAACAAGCGTTGAAAAGCATTGTTTATGGATTAGTCAACCAAAAACGGCCAAAGGCTTTCTCTGTTTTGAATTACCTGAATTTGCTTTTCAGAACCACCATCCACTCCGATAAAAAACCCG from Lentimicrobiaceae bacterium includes:
- a CDS encoding geranylgeranylglyceryl/heptaprenylglyceryl phosphate synthase, which codes for MDVYKLIQDKKAQGKKQLAVLIDPDKTNDKTIARIAELSAESGVDYFFVGGSLLINNQLEECIKVLKQSGDIPVILFPGNTLQMSWKADAILFLSLISGRNAEMLIGRHVISAPYLKLSPLEVISTGYMLIESGKPTAVSYMSNSSPIPHDKDDIAICTAMAGEMLGMKLIFMDAGSGAVNPVSVEMISHVKSSIDIPLIIGGGIRTPQQASDAAKAGADVLVIGNLIEKSPELIPELVKAIQQ
- the meaB gene encoding methylmalonyl Co-A mutase-associated GTPase MeaB, whose translation is MNLKDKESQDLKPSALRVQEGVEQPSSLNEQAMSNFRKSHKRLLTVDEYLEGILQFNRTVFSKAITLIESSLPEHQAIAQELILKCLPYAGKSVRLGITGVPGAGKSTFIESLGKHLTAGGHKLAVLAIDPSSSRSKGSILGDKTRMEDLSTDPNAFIRPSPSAGSLGGVARKTRETIILCEAAGFDVIFVETVGVGQSETAVHSMVDFFLLLMISGAGDELQGIKRGIMEMADAIAINKADGDNKTKAAIACTQIKNALHLFPLPESGWSPPALTCSAVTGEGISEVWETIEAYLSFTNANHFFEHKRQMQARQIMIEFIDRQLHDNFYNATLIKPVLLEKEAQLLKGEISPYQAAGQLLDLYFKR
- a CDS encoding carboxypeptidase-like regulatory domain-containing protein; protein product: MIRNLLLTIGLVLTASLSVFSQSGTLKGKVIDKTTKEPVPFVNIIVELGGTQAGGTTSDFDGNYTIKPIVPGKYDLKASYVGYKPVLIRGVVIKSDQISFSNVEMESTMIEIETFEVVDYKVPLIDKDKTSVGATMTSEEIAKMPNRSANAIATTVGGVFSADGERGSVRGQRSDGTVMYIDGIRVRGSSSLPESAIEQVSVILSGVPAQYGDATGGIINVTTKGPSREFGAGIELQTSQYLDAFGYNRAGLNMQGPLLWSRNENHEKVNSILGYFVAGEVTYNQDSRPTATGIYKVKDDVLRELEKNPLRLSGTGFGTYYNSNFIRKSDLEYVKATPNTNSLDINASGKIDIKTGPSINLSVGGSINYSDGNRFNFANSMFNYDKNYQLKENTWRIFARFTQRFPTAKDSKSLVKNVYYSIQADYTKFNQTIQDPNHKDNLFNYGYLGKFETSKIKSYEYGLDTVSGRTAFIHNGFQDTLVAFTQGTVNEITANYTRQYYELYPQSFYHNNLNNIISGGGLLNGMSANSVYGYMGSPGANQSIDGIAYRVTDNEQYSININASADIGNHALQFGAIYEQRVDRYYGYAPSGLWSLMRGLTNAHIEQLDVMNPKFVELDGVFLDTIYYDRKYDALSQRYFDISLRQKMGLPVDGTDWIDVDSYDINSYTMNYYDAEGKLHNVALSDALSIDMFSPDELFDNGNYLATYSGYTYTGERIKSKDSPSFDDFFTKRDENGMYTREIAPFTPIYMAGYIQDKFAFDDLIFNVGVRVDRFDANQQVLTDPYTLYPAKTVGEVNDLGSHPQNMGSDYTVYVDNLRTPTTIMGYRNGDTWYNADGLVVTDPSIALDAGNGVIPYLQDRNNVTVTSKAFSDYEPQVSVMPRISFSFPISDEALFFAHYDVLTQRPTYALRMNPLDYYFLPLTGSPDISNPNLKPEKTIDYELGFQQRLSGSSSLTLSAYYREIRDQIQAFRYTAAYPKTYYSYNNIDFSTVKGLTVTYDLRRTSNARVRASYTLQFANGTGSNPEFAKGLIQTGQPNLRTLFPLSFDRRHALNIMLDYRFAEGKEYNGPVIRRKKTDAAGAEVIKTTQLLKNTGVNFTIFGGSGTPYTRSSKIVPIGQSGIIEGSINGSRLPWQFRVDGRIDKDINIQWSEKRSSYLNIYVQVLNIFDAQNILSVYSATGNADDDGYLAAAEYQNLINTQLDPQAFRDLYSIRVNSPGNYSSPRQIRLGVVLNF
- a CDS encoding S9 family peptidase yields the protein MNSFKKTSLFLLLLLISGISFGQQNMLVPEDIMSNRKLYPSGLQNIQWRDNTGFYTWQTSNCILQGSTGTTLTDTLLKLSDLNQKMKELLQPELKRMPYISWNSSETFSFSTGSAWFDYHFSNQTLNLFNKTDEEAENADMAPQTRFIAYTIKNNLFVSDGKSQFAVTTDQNPGIVNGQSVHRNEFGISKGTFWSPRGNLLAFYRMDETMVTDYPLVDVTERVAKVNHIKYPMAGMTSHQVTVGIFNPANKQTVFVKTGTPAEQYLTNIAWSPDEKSLFIAVLNRDQNHMWLNEYDVNSGNFLRTLFEEQNDRYVEPLHPMVFVPGNDNQFIWQSQRDGYNHLYLYNKNGQLIKQLTTGLWVVTDFAGFDEEAKGIFYTSTATSPLENQLYYLNLKSGKTSRLTTQKGVHFPVIRKDGKFFISRFSNPETASRTILASLNGKTNKTIHEDVNPLTDYKLGETTVFTIKSDDNTDLYCRLIKPADFDPAKKYPVIVYVYGGPHAQLVTGDWLNGANLYMHYLAEKGYIVFTLDNRGSSNRGFEFESVIHRNLGVAEMADQMKGVEYLKSLPYVDASRMAVDGWSYGGFMAITLKLNHPEIFKVATAGGPVIDWKYYEVMYGERYMDTPEQNPEGYEHASLLNQVDKLQGKLLIIHGAQDNTVVWQNSQQFLIRCIEKQKQVDYFVYPTHEHNVRGIDRAHLFRKLSEYYDLNL
- a CDS encoding adenosylhomocysteinase gives rise to the protein MMKDAITEVLPYKVKDISLAAFGRKEIEIAEKEMPGLMSIRKKYSHEKPLKGARITGSLHMTIQTAVLIETLAELGADVRWASCNIFSTQDHAAAAIAESGIPVFAWKGETLEEYWWCTLQALSFPGGKGPNLIVDDGGDATLLVHKGYAAENNPKLLETKGSNAEEEVIFKTLRDTYIEDNTRWHRVISELKGVSEETTTGVHRLYQMMESGQLLIPAINVNDSVTKSKFDNLYGCHESLADGIKRATDVMIAGKVVVVLGFGDVGKGSARSMRSYGARVIVTEIDPICALQAAMEGFEVTTIEEALKEGNIYVTTTGNRDVITLEHMMRMKDQSIVCNIGHFDNEIQVDKLNTTAGITRINIKPQVDKYVFDSGNAIFLLAEGRLVNLGCATGHPSFVMSNSFSNQTLAQLDLWKNNYEVGVYRLPKYLDEEVARLHLEQIGVKLTTLTDEQAAYLGVSKEGPFKPEHYRY